The following DNA comes from Desulfobaculum xiamenense.
TGCTCGATTTTGTATTGCGTGTCAAAACTGTCGCCGCGCTGACATTGGATACTTATCGAGTTTTGACGCGAATGATGTCTTGGCAGGTAAATGCCGTTGGTGTGCTGACGTGTGGGGGAATTGCCGATGCAAATATGCTGTTGCACTAAAGATAATGAAGCGACTCAAGAGTGTGATTTCGGATTGAATGTGCGATGGAGTTCGCAAAGGATACATACATTGCAGAATGCACATTGTCTTTGTGCAAGAGAATGTCGGCCATATGACATGTTTTCTGTTTTCATCAATTTGTGATCTCATGCCATAAAATATGGACTTGGCGTGAATAGGAAAGGTTTTCGGATAGTTGGGTATGACGAAAATCTTGTCTTGCGAAGATTTTCTCATTCGGATAAACACAGACCCCCGACCGGAAAGGCAGGGCTGCATTTTTCGGGGACGAGTGGCTTAAAATTCCCGGCTGGTCGAGCAAAATGGACGGGCAAAGGCTGAATGCCCCGAAATGCTTCCGGAATTAGGGATTGATAACTTGTCCAGGGTTTGGCACCATTTGAAGCCGTGAACTTGTTCAGGCTTTGGCACCGCGCTTCGGAAGGCTGACCGAAGTGGACGAGGCCGGATACGAGGCAGGCGAAAAATGAGCCGAGGAAGGCATCCACTATGATTACGCATACGAGTATGGCGCCCATGAACATGCTGGAAGTTCTCGAAAGCCCTGAGCATTCGGACTTTTCCCGTATGTTTCGCGAACGCAGGTTTCTGAAGAACAACATGATCTTCACGCCCGAAGAGGCTGGGAACCAGATCTTTGTGGTCAAGCGTGGGCGGATTCGCGTGTTTCTCGCCGACGAGGACAAGGAGTTCAATCTCGCCATCCTCAAGGAAGGAGACGCGTACACCACGCATACCCGCGCATCCCTTCAGGCCCTGACGGACACGACGATTCTCGTCTCCGAGATGCAGACCTTCGGGCGGCAGGCCGCCGACAGCCCCTATTTTTCTTTGGCGACGCTCACAGTGCTTGGCGAGCATCTGCGCAATACGCTGAACATCATCAATCGCCTCGCCTTCAAGGACATCAAAATGCGTCTGTGTGATTTTCTCCTGCAGGAAGCCCGTGACAAGGGCGAGGAGAACCGCGCTGGCGTTGTTGTCTCGACAGGATTGTCCGTGAAGCAGATTGCGGATTTCGTCGGTTCGACGCGGCAGACCGTATCCACGCTGTTGAACGAGATGCAGAAGGATGGTGTGCTGACGCGTTTGAGCCGTGGAAAGTACGTGATCCACGAGCTTGGCGAGCTTGAAAACGGTGCATCGTCCTCGCAGCGG
Coding sequences within:
- a CDS encoding Crp/Fnr family transcriptional regulator, which encodes MNMLEVLESPEHSDFSRMFRERRFLKNNMIFTPEEAGNQIFVVKRGRIRVFLADEDKEFNLAILKEGDAYTTHTRASLQALTDTTILVSEMQTFGRQAADSPYFSLATLTVLGEHLRNTLNIINRLAFKDIKMRLCDFLLQEARDKGEENRAGVVVSTGLSVKQIADFVGSTRQTVSTLLNEMQKDGVLTRLSRGKYVIHELGELENGASSSQRPTMVRRRAD